The following coding sequences lie in one Flavobacterium cyclinae genomic window:
- a CDS encoding MBL fold metallo-hydrolase, whose amino-acid sequence MKLYPIEAGNFKLDGGAMFGVVPKTIWNKTNPADENNLIDIAARCLLIEDGNRLTLIDTGMGNKQSDKFFGYYSLWGDHSLDKSLKNAGFHRDDITDVFMTHLHFDHCGGSVNWNKDKTGYEVAFKNAKFWTNENHWKWATEPNAREKASFLHENLFPMQESGQLHFINRPDSDFGFSTELGFDIFYADGHTEKQMLPHINYNGKTIIFCADLLATAGHIPIPYVMGYDTRPLLTLDEKAKFMNAAADNNYYLFLEHDAHNEIITVERTEKGVRLKEVFKCEDILK is encoded by the coding sequence ATGAAACTTTATCCAATAGAAGCGGGAAATTTTAAATTAGATGGCGGGGCTATGTTTGGTGTGGTACCCAAAACCATTTGGAATAAAACCAATCCTGCTGACGAAAACAATTTAATTGATATTGCTGCTAGATGCTTATTAATTGAAGATGGTAATCGATTAACGTTGATTGATACTGGAATGGGAAACAAACAATCGGATAAATTCTTTGGATATTATTCGTTATGGGGCGACCATTCATTAGATAAATCATTAAAAAATGCTGGTTTTCATCGCGATGATATAACGGATGTTTTTATGACGCATTTACATTTCGACCATTGTGGTGGAAGTGTAAATTGGAACAAAGACAAAACCGGTTACGAAGTCGCATTTAAAAATGCAAAATTTTGGACCAATGAAAACCATTGGAAATGGGCAACAGAACCAAATGCGCGTGAAAAAGCCTCTTTCTTACACGAGAATTTATTTCCAATGCAAGAAAGTGGCCAATTGCATTTCATAAATCGTCCTGATAGTGATTTTGGGTTTTCAACTGAATTAGGTTTTGACATTTTTTACGCTGATGGTCATACCGAAAAACAAATGTTACCTCATATCAACTACAACGGAAAAACCATCATTTTTTGTGCCGATTTATTAGCTACTGCTGGTCATATTCCTATTCCTTACGTAATGGGTTACGACACAAGACCTTTGTTAACATTAGACGAAAAAGCAAAATTCATGAATGCTGCAGCTGATAATAATTATTATTTATTCTTAGAACACGATGCACACAATGAAATAATAACGGTTGAAAGAACAGAAAAAGGAGTTCGTTTAAAAGAAGTTTTTAAATGCGAAGACATTCTAAAATAA